Proteins from a genomic interval of Desulfitibacter alkalitolerans DSM 16504:
- a CDS encoding polyprenyl synthetase family protein translates to MRFDLFEDIREDLYIVEKEMERFVQTPSPLLTKTSSHLLLAGGKRLRPAFALLSGKFHKYSLEKLLPLAVALEMIHMATLVHDDVVDASLTRRGRPTVKAEWGDRISLHTGDYLFSKSLILISDYADKRIPSVLAKVSVQMCQGEIQQLATAYNVNQTIRDYFYKIKRKTALLISASCQLGAIAVGAPDYMVKSLSRYGHYLGMAFQITDDILDMIADEAELGKPIGGDIRQGIITLPAIHALQKHHYKGRLADLLRTKDKNEKEVKETIDIIKNSGGIEYSFSIARKYVDKAKNELVKLPPVDCRETFDLMADYIYARSY, encoded by the coding sequence CTGAGATTTGACTTGTTTGAAGATATACGTGAAGATTTATATATAGTTGAAAAGGAAATGGAACGGTTTGTACAAACTCCAAGTCCTTTACTGACCAAAACTAGCAGTCATTTATTACTTGCAGGCGGAAAAAGGCTTAGACCAGCTTTTGCATTACTTTCAGGTAAATTTCATAAATACTCATTAGAAAAATTACTGCCACTGGCAGTCGCTTTGGAAATGATTCACATGGCAACATTAGTTCATGACGATGTGGTAGATGCCTCCTTAACAAGAAGAGGCAGACCAACTGTAAAAGCAGAATGGGGAGACAGGATTTCTTTGCATACAGGCGATTATTTATTTAGTAAATCCCTGATCCTAATCTCTGACTATGCCGATAAGCGAATACCTTCTGTGTTGGCAAAGGTAAGTGTACAGATGTGTCAAGGTGAAATACAGCAACTGGCTACTGCCTACAATGTTAATCAAACAATACGAGATTATTTTTATAAAATAAAGAGAAAAACCGCCTTATTAATTTCTGCAAGCTGCCAACTTGGAGCAATTGCAGTTGGGGCACCAGATTATATGGTTAAAAGTCTTTCCAGATATGGTCATTATTTGGGTATGGCCTTTCAAATAACAGACGATATCTTGGATATGATTGCTGATGAAGCCGAGCTAGGCAAACCAATTGGTGGTGACATCAGACAGGGTATTATTACACTGCCGGCTATCCATGCTTTGCAAAAACATCACTACAAGGGTAGATTAGCGGACTTGCTTCGGACAAAAGATAAGAATGAAAAAGAAGTTAAAGAAACCATTGACATTATAAAAAATTCAGGAGGAATTGAATACTCCTTTTCCATTGCAAGAAAATATGTAGACAAAGCAAAAAATGAACTTGTAAAGCTGCCTCCAGTGGATTGTAGAGAAACCTTTGATTTAATGGCAGATTATATATACGCTAGAAGTTATTAA
- a CDS encoding precorrin-2 dehydrogenase/sirohydrochlorin ferrochelatase family protein — translation MAESLYTINIKLNNKNCLVVGAGNVSERKINGLLESRANVTVVSPEFTGGILSLKGHPKLSLVAREFQENDLKNMFLVISATNNRNLNSRIASLCNSKNILINVVDDPENSSFFVPSVVRRGDLSIAVSTGGKSPALASKIGRELLSQFDEKYAKYLDILGEIRDWAKIEIKDPLKRKEMLTQLLEIDIYELIKLHEDGLIKERTLNVYPYSGT, via the coding sequence ATGGCAGAATCATTATATACAATAAATATCAAATTAAATAATAAAAACTGCCTGGTAGTAGGAGCAGGTAATGTAAGCGAAAGGAAAATCAATGGTCTTTTGGAAAGCAGAGCAAATGTAACAGTAGTTAGTCCTGAGTTTACAGGGGGTATCCTTTCTTTAAAGGGTCATCCAAAACTAAGCCTTGTTGCAAGAGAATTCCAAGAAAATGACCTTAAAAATATGTTCCTAGTAATAAGCGCTACAAATAATAGAAATCTTAACTCTAGAATAGCTTCATTATGCAATAGCAAAAATATCTTAATAAATGTAGTGGACGATCCGGAAAACAGCAGTTTTTTCGTCCCTTCAGTAGTTCGCAGGGGAGATCTTTCTATAGCCGTTTCTACTGGCGGGAAAAGCCCTGCCCTTGCTTCAAAAATAGGCAGGGAACTATTAAGCCAGTTTGATGAGAAATATGCAAAATATCTGGATATCCTGGGTGAAATTAGAGATTGGGCAAAGATAGAAATAAAGGACCCTTTAAAACGTAAGGAAATGCTAACCCAGCTGCTGGAGATTGATATATATGAGCTAATTAAACTGCACGAGGATGGTTTGATAAAGGAGAGGACCTTAAATGTATATCCTTATAGTGGGACTTAA